One genomic region from Lates calcarifer isolate ASB-BC8 linkage group LG10, TLL_Latcal_v3, whole genome shotgun sequence encodes:
- the mgat4c gene encoding alpha-1,3-mannosyl-glycoprotein 4-beta-N-acetylglucosaminyltransferase C, with the protein MRLLWKSLDKMRCLRKRSTIPFLGFLITFLLFLNLYIEDGYVLEEDKRQLRETSVHPPSSERYVHTFRDLSNFSGTINVTYRYLAGTPLNRKKYLTIGLSSVKRKRGNYLLETIKSIFDQSSYEELKEIVVVVHLADFDLVWCENLVQEITRKFAHHIIAGRLLVIQAPEEYYPSLDGLKRNYNDPEDRVRFRSKQNVDYAFLLNFCTNLSHFYMMLEDDVRCSRNFLTALKKVITSREGSYWVMLEFSKLGYIGKLYHSRDLPRLAHFLLMFYQEMPCDWLLIHFRGLLAQKDVIRFKPSLFQHMGYYSSYKGAENKLKDDDFEEDSIDIPDNPPANLYTNINVFENYDAAKAYSTVDEYFWGKPPSTGDFFVIVFNKSTKISKIKIATGSDDRQNDILHHGALEVGEKLVGTKKGKQCSSYITLGEFKNGNIEVQDVDHKIAFDIECVRIVVTASQKEWLIIRSISLWTTQPPSQ; encoded by the exons ATGAGGCTGTTGTGGAAATCCCTGGACAAGATGAGGTGTCTGAGGAAACGCTCCACTATTCCCTTCCTCGGCTTCCTCatcaccttcctcctcttcctgaaCCTCTACATTGAAGATGGCTACGTGCTG GAAGAGGATAAAAGACAGCTTAGGGAAACATCAGTCCATCCTCCGAGCTCAGAACGATACGTTCATACCTTCAGAGACCTGAGTAATTTCTCTGGAACCATTAATGTCACGTATCGTTATCTCGCTGGAACCCCACTGAACCGCAAGA AGTATCTTACCATCGGTTTGTCAtcagtcaaaagaaaaagaggtaaCTACCTTCTGGAAACAATCAAATCCATCTTCGATCAGTCCAGTTACGAGGAACTGAAAGAGATTGTGGTTGTGGTCCACCTGGCAGACTTTGACCTGGTCTGGTGTGAGAACCTGGTGCAGGAAATCACCAGGAAGTTTGCTCACCACATCATAGCCGGACGCCTCCTGGTGATTCAGGCTCCAGAGGAGTATTACCCGTCTCTAGATGGGTTGAAAAGGAACTACAACGACCCGGAGGACCGGGTCCGTTTCCGCTCTAAGCAGAATGTGGACTACGCTTTCCTCCTCAACTTCTGCACGAACCTCTCTCACTTCTACATGATGTTAGAGGACGATGTTCGCTGCTCCAGGAACTTCCTGACAGCCCTGAAGAAGGTGATCACCTCCAGAGAAGGCTCCTACTGGGTGATGCTGGAGTTCTCCAAGCTGGGCTACATCGGGAAGCTGTACCACTCCAGAGATCTGCCACGTCTGGCTCATTTCCTCCTCATGTTCTACCAGGAAATGCCCTGCGACTGGCTCCTCATCCACTTCAGGGGTCTGCTGGCCCAGAAGGACGTGATCCGCTTCAAACCCTCGCTTTTCCAGCACATGGGCTACTACTCCTCTTACAAAGGAGCAGAGAACAAACTGAAGGACGACGACTTTGAAGAAGACTCCATAGACATTCCTGACAACCCTCCTGCCAACCTTTACACAAACATCAACGTCTTTGAAAACTATGACGCTGCCAAGGCTTATAGCACAGTGGACGAATACTTTTGGGGGAAGCCTCCTTCCACTGGAGATTTCTTTGTCATAGTCTTTAACAAATCAACCAAAATTAGTAAAATTAAGATTGCTACTGGTTCTGACGACCGGCAGAATGACATTCTTCACCACGGAGCTCTAGAAGTAGGAGAGAAACTAGTTGGGactaaaaaaggaaaacagtgttCGTCCTATATCACATTAGGGGAGTTTAAAAATGGCAACATTGAGGTTCAAGATGTAGACCACAAGATTGCCTTTGACATTGAGTGTGTACGCATTGTGGTGACAGCCAGTCAGAAAGAATGGCTTATCATTAGAAGTATAAGTTTATGGACTACACAACCTCCCAGCCAATGA